The sequence TTTCATCTATAATTGATGGACTAAAAAGCATCATTTTTTTATTTGGAGGCTGAATTCTAACTTCTAATTTATTGTTCTAACTTCTAATTTATTGTTCTCACTTCTTTGTATGTGTTTTATAAACGAATTCCATTTCGGATATTCATTAAAATTCATTAAAATATGCCATACTTTTTCGATATTACAATTAATTATTACTTCAGTTTTAATTTGTTTCATAAGACTTATAATTTATTTATAACAAATATCTAAAAAGTAAAAATGTTGGCTCTTGACATTTATCAAGAAATTAAGAACCGAGTTTTTTTCTTA comes from Flavobacterium sp. I3-2 and encodes:
- a CDS encoding SRPBCC family protein; its protein translation is MKQIKTEVIINCNIEKVWHILMNFNEYPKWNSFIKHIQRSENNKLEVRTIN